The Sesamum indicum cultivar Zhongzhi No. 13 linkage group LG1, S_indicum_v1.0, whole genome shotgun sequence genome includes a window with the following:
- the LOC105162149 gene encoding aluminum-activated malate transporter 4-like isoform X2 encodes MSKERLLPFGSVERNEDDTITCSCFKLMHDRVLQLWLDSCNFSKKALEMGRNDPRKVIYAIKMGFALALVSLFIFWKKPADVSQFSIWAILTVIVMFEFSIGATFIKGFNRGLGTFCAGMLAFLFAELSLLAGEWEKVVIVISFFITGSFASYLKLYPTMAPYEYGYRVFVLTFCILMVAGNRTREYTVAILSRLVLIAVGACICFIINICIYPIWAGDDLHRLVVNNFKELAASLEGCVDGYLKYVDYNRIPTRFMSQASGDQLCLGYKTVIESASREQSLLGFAVWEPPHGRYRTLGHPWRTYVKVSGAVRHCAYTVMALHGCILSEIQAPPEKRQVFRSHLQRVSAEGAKVLRELGNKIEKMEKIGTDDNILKEVHEAGEQLQKKIDQRSFLLVNSESWEIGNHRKVLEDLGDLPSEREYETLQLGFKSLSETAIYVKSPLISTPCLPNKDLPKQKLRKHVPWPSWISFEGNGLIKEDEVKTYQSASALSLATFASLLIEFVARLQNVVDCFEELSEEAEFKDPNIIVLTTSASFWTRFLRCFSLKS; translated from the exons ATGAGCAAAGAAAGATTGCTTCCATTTGGTAGCGTGGAAAGGAATGAAGATGATACGATCACTTGCAGTTGTTTTAAACTGATGCACGACAGAGTTCTGCAGCTATGGTTAGattcttgcaatttttccaAGAAAGCATTGGAGATGGGACGAAACGATCCCAGAAAAGTCATATACGCCATCAAGATGGGCTTCGCATTGGCCCTCGTGTCATTGTTCATATTTTGGAAAAAGCCCGCTGATGTCTCCCAGTTTTCTATTTGGGCCATCCTCACTGTCATTGTAATGTTCGAATTTAGTATAG GAGCAACTTTTATCAAAGGATTCAATCGTGGGCTAGGGACATTTTGTGCTGGAATGCTTGCGTTTCTCTTTGCTGAGCTATCACTCTTGGCCGGAGAATGGGAAAAAGTCGTAATtgttataagtttttttattaccG GATCTTTTGCATCATACCTGAAACTTTATCCTACGATGGCACCTTATGAATATGGATACCGTGTTTTTGTACTCACGTTTTGTATCCTTATGGTGGCTGGGAACAGAACTAGGGAATACACAGTGGCGATTCTTAGTAGACTGGTGCTAATTGCTGTTGGTGCTTGTATCTGCTTCATCATCAACATTTGCATTTACCCGATTTGGGCTGGAGATGATCTCCACCGTCTCGTCGTGAATAACTTTAAGGAGCTTGCAGCTTCTTTAGAAG GTTGCGTTGATGGATACCTGAAATATGTTGATTACAATAGAATCCCGACTAGATTTATGTCTCAAGCATCTGGAGATCAGCTTTGCCTTGGCTATAAAACAGTCATAGAATCTGCAAGCCGAGAGCAAAGCTTG TTAGGCTTTGCCGTATGGGAACCGCCTCATGGTCGTTACAGAACACTTGGTCATCCCTGGAGAACTTATGTGAAAGTAAGCGGTGCAGTCAGGCATTGTGCCTACACTGTCATGGCACTCCATGGATGCATTTTGTCAGAAATTCAG GCACCACCAGAGAAGAGGCAGGTGTTTCGTAGCCATCTTCAAAGGGTAAGTGCAGAGGGAGCCAAAGTTCTGCGCGAACTTGGGAACAAAATAGAGAAGATGGAAAAAATTGGGACAGACGACAACATACTGAAGGAGGTGCACGAGGCAGGCGAACAATTGCAGAAGAAAATCGACCAAAGGTCGTTTCTTTTAGTCAATTCTGAGAGCTGGGAGATTGGAAACCACAGAAAGGTGCTAGAAGATCTTGGCGATCTTCCAAGTGAGAGGGAGTACGAAACGTTGCAGTTGGGCTTCAAGTCTCTGAGTGAAACAGCAATATATGTCAAGTCACCTCTGATATCGACTCCATGCTTGCCAAACAAAGATTTGCCGAAGCAAAAGCTAAGAAAGCATGTTCCATGGCCTTCCTGGATTTCGTTTGAAGGCAATGGTTTGATCAAAGAAGACGAAGTCAAAACTTATCAAAGTGCGAGCGCTCTATCTCTGGCCACGTTTGCTTCTCTTCTGATTGAATTTGTGGCGAGGCTTCAGAATGTAGTGGACTGCTTTGAAGAGTTAAGTGAAGAGGCAGAGTTCAAAGATCCCAATATCATTGTTTTAACAACGAGTGCCAGTTTTTGGACAAGATTCTTGAGGTGCTTCAGTTTGAAGAGCTAA
- the LOC105162149 gene encoding aluminum-activated malate transporter 4-like isoform X1, which produces MSKERLLPFGSVERNEDDTITCSCFKLMHDRVLQLWLDSCNFSKKALEMGRNDPRKVIYAIKMGFALALVSLFIFWKKPADVSQFSIWAILTVIVMFEFSIGATFIKGFNRGLGTFCAGMLAFLFAELSLLAGEWEKVVIVISFFITGLSIAPPKTIYCILSLLSLLDYTFFLFAGSFASYLKLYPTMAPYEYGYRVFVLTFCILMVAGNRTREYTVAILSRLVLIAVGACICFIINICIYPIWAGDDLHRLVVNNFKELAASLEGCVDGYLKYVDYNRIPTRFMSQASGDQLCLGYKTVIESASREQSLLGFAVWEPPHGRYRTLGHPWRTYVKVSGAVRHCAYTVMALHGCILSEIQAPPEKRQVFRSHLQRVSAEGAKVLRELGNKIEKMEKIGTDDNILKEVHEAGEQLQKKIDQRSFLLVNSESWEIGNHRKVLEDLGDLPSEREYETLQLGFKSLSETAIYVKSPLISTPCLPNKDLPKQKLRKHVPWPSWISFEGNGLIKEDEVKTYQSASALSLATFASLLIEFVARLQNVVDCFEELSEEAEFKDPNIIVLTTSASFWTRFLRCFSLKS; this is translated from the exons ATGAGCAAAGAAAGATTGCTTCCATTTGGTAGCGTGGAAAGGAATGAAGATGATACGATCACTTGCAGTTGTTTTAAACTGATGCACGACAGAGTTCTGCAGCTATGGTTAGattcttgcaatttttccaAGAAAGCATTGGAGATGGGACGAAACGATCCCAGAAAAGTCATATACGCCATCAAGATGGGCTTCGCATTGGCCCTCGTGTCATTGTTCATATTTTGGAAAAAGCCCGCTGATGTCTCCCAGTTTTCTATTTGGGCCATCCTCACTGTCATTGTAATGTTCGAATTTAGTATAG GAGCAACTTTTATCAAAGGATTCAATCGTGGGCTAGGGACATTTTGTGCTGGAATGCTTGCGTTTCTCTTTGCTGAGCTATCACTCTTGGCCGGAGAATGGGAAAAAGTCGTAATtgttataagtttttttattaccGGTTTGTCCATAGCACCTCCAAAAACCATTTATTGTATCCTCAGCTTGCTTTCCCTGCTTGATTatactttctttttgtttgcaGGATCTTTTGCATCATACCTGAAACTTTATCCTACGATGGCACCTTATGAATATGGATACCGTGTTTTTGTACTCACGTTTTGTATCCTTATGGTGGCTGGGAACAGAACTAGGGAATACACAGTGGCGATTCTTAGTAGACTGGTGCTAATTGCTGTTGGTGCTTGTATCTGCTTCATCATCAACATTTGCATTTACCCGATTTGGGCTGGAGATGATCTCCACCGTCTCGTCGTGAATAACTTTAAGGAGCTTGCAGCTTCTTTAGAAG GTTGCGTTGATGGATACCTGAAATATGTTGATTACAATAGAATCCCGACTAGATTTATGTCTCAAGCATCTGGAGATCAGCTTTGCCTTGGCTATAAAACAGTCATAGAATCTGCAAGCCGAGAGCAAAGCTTG TTAGGCTTTGCCGTATGGGAACCGCCTCATGGTCGTTACAGAACACTTGGTCATCCCTGGAGAACTTATGTGAAAGTAAGCGGTGCAGTCAGGCATTGTGCCTACACTGTCATGGCACTCCATGGATGCATTTTGTCAGAAATTCAG GCACCACCAGAGAAGAGGCAGGTGTTTCGTAGCCATCTTCAAAGGGTAAGTGCAGAGGGAGCCAAAGTTCTGCGCGAACTTGGGAACAAAATAGAGAAGATGGAAAAAATTGGGACAGACGACAACATACTGAAGGAGGTGCACGAGGCAGGCGAACAATTGCAGAAGAAAATCGACCAAAGGTCGTTTCTTTTAGTCAATTCTGAGAGCTGGGAGATTGGAAACCACAGAAAGGTGCTAGAAGATCTTGGCGATCTTCCAAGTGAGAGGGAGTACGAAACGTTGCAGTTGGGCTTCAAGTCTCTGAGTGAAACAGCAATATATGTCAAGTCACCTCTGATATCGACTCCATGCTTGCCAAACAAAGATTTGCCGAAGCAAAAGCTAAGAAAGCATGTTCCATGGCCTTCCTGGATTTCGTTTGAAGGCAATGGTTTGATCAAAGAAGACGAAGTCAAAACTTATCAAAGTGCGAGCGCTCTATCTCTGGCCACGTTTGCTTCTCTTCTGATTGAATTTGTGGCGAGGCTTCAGAATGTAGTGGACTGCTTTGAAGAGTTAAGTGAAGAGGCAGAGTTCAAAGATCCCAATATCATTGTTTTAACAACGAGTGCCAGTTTTTGGACAAGATTCTTGAGGTGCTTCAGTTTGAAGAGCTAA
- the LOC105161209 gene encoding serine/threonine-protein phosphatase 2A 65 kDa regulatory subunit A beta isoform isoform X1 — protein sequence MSMVDEPLYPIAVLIDELKNDDIQLRLNSIRRLSTIARALGEERTRKELIPFLSENNDDDDEVLLAMAEELGVFIPYVGGVEHAHVLLPPLETLCTVEETCVRDKAVESLCRIGSQMRESDLVDSVIPLVKRLAAGEWFTARVSACGLFHIAYPSAPDLLKTELRSIYSQLCQDDMPMVRRAAATNLGKFAATVEAANLKTDIMSMFEDLTQDDQDSVRLLAVEGCAALGKLLEPQDCVAHILPVIVNFSQDKSWRVRYMVANQLYELCEAVGPEPTRTDLVPAYVRLLRDNEAEVRIAAAGKVTKFCRILNPELAIQHILPCVKELSSDSSQHVRSALASVIMGMAPVLGKDATIEQLLPIFLSLLKDEFPDVRLNIISKLDQVNQVIGIDLLSQSLLPAIVELAEDRHWRVRLAIIEYIPLLASQLGVGFFDDKLGALCMQWLQDKVYSIRDAAANNLKRLAEEFGPEWAMQHIVPQVLDMVTNPHYLYRMTVLQAISLLAPVMGSEITCSKLLPVIVTASKDRVPNIKFNVAKVLQSMIPIVDQSVVEKTIRPSLVELSEDPDVDVRFFANQALQSIDNVMMSS from the exons ATGTCGATGGTGGATGAGCCACTGTATCCGATAGCGGTACTAATAGATGAATTAAAGAATGATGACATTCAACTGCGTTTGAACTCTATACGTAGACTATCCACCATTGCGCGTGCACTTGGGGAAGAGAGGACTCGGAAGGAGTTGATTCCATTTTTGAGTGAGAACAATGATGACGATGATGAGGTGCTCCTTGCTATGGCTGAAGAATTGGGTGTTTTTATTCCATATGTTGGAGGAGTGGAGCATGCTCATGTCTTGCTCCCTCCTCTGGAAACACTATGTACTGTGGAAGAGACCTGTGTGAGGGACAAAGCGGTGGAGTCATTGTGCAGAATTGGATCACAGATGAGGGAGAGTGATTTGGTTGATTCGGTTATTCCTCTTGTGAAG AGGTTGGCAGCTGGTGAGTGGTTTACGGCTCGTGTCTCAGCTTGTGGATTATTTCATATTGCTTACCCGAGTGCCCCAGATCTGTTAAAGACAGAATTAAGGTCAATATACAGCCAATTGTGTCAAGATGATATGCCAATGGTAAGAAGGGCTGCTGCGACAAATTTGGGGAAATTTGCTGCCACTGTGGAAGCTGCTAATCTCAAGACTGATATCATGTCTATGTTTGAGGATCTTACCCAGGATG ATCAAGATTCTGTTCGCTTACTAGCAGTTGAGGGCTGTGCTGCTCTTGGCAAGTTGTTGGAGCCTCAAGATTGTGTTGCCCATATTCTCCCTGTAATTGTCAACTTCTCACAG GATAAATCTTGGCGTGTTCGCTACATGGTTGCCAATCAGTTGTATGAGCTTTGTGAGGCTGTGGGACCTGAACCTACTAG GACGGATTTGGTTCCTGCTTATGTGCGCCTACTCCGAGATAATGAAGCAGAAGTGCGAATTGCAGCTGCTGgaaaagttacaaaattttgtcGGATCCTCAATCCGGAACTTGCTATTCAGCATATTCTTCCCTGTGTAAAG GAATTATCATCTGATTCTTCACAGCATGTAAGGTCAGCTTTGGCATCTGTCATTATGGGAATGGCTCCTGTGTTAGgaaag GATGCAACAATTGAACAACTTCTTCCTATATTTCTCTCCCTTTTGAAAGATGAGTTTCCTGATGTTCGCCTCAATATTATTAGCAAGCTAGATCAAGTCAATCAG GTTATTGGAATTGATTTACTCTCACAGTCTCTATTACCAGCTATTGTTGAGCTTGCAGAGGATAGGCATTGGAGGGTTCGGCTTGCCATCATAGAATATATACCTTTATTGGCTAGTCAGTTGGGTGTCGGATTTTTTGATGATAAGCTGGGTGCTCTTTGCATGCAGTGGCTGCAGGACAAG GTTTACTCTATCCGGGATGCTGCAGCTAATAATTTGAAGCGTCTGGCTGAGGAGTTCGGTCCAGAGTGGGCAATGCAGCATATAGTTCCCCAG GTTTTGGATATGGTAACCAATCCGCATTATTTGTATCGGATGACCGTTCTTCAGGCAATTTCATTACTTGCTCCTGTCATGGGTTCTGAGATTACATGTTCTAAGTTGTTGCCTGTGATCGTTACTGCATCAAAGGATAG GGTACCCAACATCAAGTTTAACGTGGCTAAGGTGTTGCAGTCCATGATCCCCATTGTTGATCAATCC GTGGTGGAGAAAACAATACGCCCCAGTTTGGTGGAGCTTTCTGAGGACCCTGATGTAGATGTCCGTTTCTTTGCGAACCAAGCACTTCAGTCGATCGACAATGTGATGATGTCGAGCTAG
- the LOC105161209 gene encoding serine/threonine-protein phosphatase 2A 65 kDa regulatory subunit A beta isoform isoform X2 — MSMVDEPLYPIAVLIDELKNDDIQLRLNSIRRLSTIARALGEERTRKELIPFLSENNDDDDEVLLAMAEELGVFIPYVGGVEHAHVLLPPLETLCTVEETCVRDKAVESLCRIGSQMRESDLVDSVIPLVKRLAAGEWFTARVSACGLFHIAYPSAPDLLKTELRSIYSQLCQDDMPMVRRAAATNLGKFAATVEAANLKTDIMSMFEDLTQDDQDSVRLLAVEGCAALGKLLEPQDCVAHILPVIVNFSQDKSWRVRYMVANQLYELCEAVGPEPTRTDLVPAYVRLLRDNEAEVRIAAAGKVTKFCRILNPELAIQHILPCVKELSSDSSQHVRSALASVIMGMAPVLGKDATIEQLLPIFLSLLKDEFPDVRLNIISKLDQVNQVIGIDLLSQSLLPAIVELAEDRHWRVRLAIIEYIPLLASQLGVGFFDDKLGALCMQWLQDKVYSIRDAAANNLKRLAEEFGPEWAMQHIVPQVLDMVTNPHYLYRMTVLQAISLLAPVMGSEITCSKLLPVIVTASKDRVPNIKFNVAKVLQSMIPIVDQSSISSSWKHLVAL, encoded by the exons ATGTCGATGGTGGATGAGCCACTGTATCCGATAGCGGTACTAATAGATGAATTAAAGAATGATGACATTCAACTGCGTTTGAACTCTATACGTAGACTATCCACCATTGCGCGTGCACTTGGGGAAGAGAGGACTCGGAAGGAGTTGATTCCATTTTTGAGTGAGAACAATGATGACGATGATGAGGTGCTCCTTGCTATGGCTGAAGAATTGGGTGTTTTTATTCCATATGTTGGAGGAGTGGAGCATGCTCATGTCTTGCTCCCTCCTCTGGAAACACTATGTACTGTGGAAGAGACCTGTGTGAGGGACAAAGCGGTGGAGTCATTGTGCAGAATTGGATCACAGATGAGGGAGAGTGATTTGGTTGATTCGGTTATTCCTCTTGTGAAG AGGTTGGCAGCTGGTGAGTGGTTTACGGCTCGTGTCTCAGCTTGTGGATTATTTCATATTGCTTACCCGAGTGCCCCAGATCTGTTAAAGACAGAATTAAGGTCAATATACAGCCAATTGTGTCAAGATGATATGCCAATGGTAAGAAGGGCTGCTGCGACAAATTTGGGGAAATTTGCTGCCACTGTGGAAGCTGCTAATCTCAAGACTGATATCATGTCTATGTTTGAGGATCTTACCCAGGATG ATCAAGATTCTGTTCGCTTACTAGCAGTTGAGGGCTGTGCTGCTCTTGGCAAGTTGTTGGAGCCTCAAGATTGTGTTGCCCATATTCTCCCTGTAATTGTCAACTTCTCACAG GATAAATCTTGGCGTGTTCGCTACATGGTTGCCAATCAGTTGTATGAGCTTTGTGAGGCTGTGGGACCTGAACCTACTAG GACGGATTTGGTTCCTGCTTATGTGCGCCTACTCCGAGATAATGAAGCAGAAGTGCGAATTGCAGCTGCTGgaaaagttacaaaattttgtcGGATCCTCAATCCGGAACTTGCTATTCAGCATATTCTTCCCTGTGTAAAG GAATTATCATCTGATTCTTCACAGCATGTAAGGTCAGCTTTGGCATCTGTCATTATGGGAATGGCTCCTGTGTTAGgaaag GATGCAACAATTGAACAACTTCTTCCTATATTTCTCTCCCTTTTGAAAGATGAGTTTCCTGATGTTCGCCTCAATATTATTAGCAAGCTAGATCAAGTCAATCAG GTTATTGGAATTGATTTACTCTCACAGTCTCTATTACCAGCTATTGTTGAGCTTGCAGAGGATAGGCATTGGAGGGTTCGGCTTGCCATCATAGAATATATACCTTTATTGGCTAGTCAGTTGGGTGTCGGATTTTTTGATGATAAGCTGGGTGCTCTTTGCATGCAGTGGCTGCAGGACAAG GTTTACTCTATCCGGGATGCTGCAGCTAATAATTTGAAGCGTCTGGCTGAGGAGTTCGGTCCAGAGTGGGCAATGCAGCATATAGTTCCCCAG GTTTTGGATATGGTAACCAATCCGCATTATTTGTATCGGATGACCGTTCTTCAGGCAATTTCATTACTTGCTCCTGTCATGGGTTCTGAGATTACATGTTCTAAGTTGTTGCCTGTGATCGTTACTGCATCAAAGGATAG GGTACCCAACATCAAGTTTAACGTGGCTAAGGTGTTGCAGTCCATGATCCCCATTGTTGATCAATCC TCTATATCTAGCTCTTGGAAACATCTTGTTGCTCTGTAG
- the LOC105161219 gene encoding probable carboxylesterase 6, giving the protein MGATTLDSTLSLQINGQDQSQQQQLQQRRSVHVVEEIDGLIRVYIDGHVERPQIVPYVTCSLAPELQVTCRDMIIDKYTNIWARFYVPNASLGNKKLPLLVYFHGGGFCVGSPSWSCYHDFLANLASKIKCLIVSVSYRLAPENPLPAAYDDGVKTLVWLKQQAFAAGNHDHKWWINKCDFSRIFLAGDSAGANIAYNVALRVRPLMDIIKGLILIQPFFGGESRTHSEKCMVQPPGSALTLAASDTYWRLALPAGANRDHPWCNPVVKGATEVPIMVCVAEMDILKDRNMEFCGVLGREGRKVEQVVCKGVGHAFQILNKSPLSQTRLHELICHINNFVSRYN; this is encoded by the coding sequence ATGGGTGCTACCACACTGGATTCAACTCTCAGCCTTCAAATCAACGGCCAAGATCAATcccagcagcagcagctgcaGCAGCGACGATCAGTTCATGTAGTTGAGGAAATTGATGGCCTTATTAGGGTCTACATAGATGGCCACGTGGAACGACCCCAGATCGTGCCATATGTCACGTGTTCATTGGCCCCCGAGCTTCAGGTCACGTGCAGAGACATGATCATAGACAAATACACCAACATTTGGGCACGTTTCTATGTCCCAAATGCCTCCCTAGGCAACAAGAAGCTCCCTTTGCTTGTCTACTTCCATGGAGGTGGATTTTGTGTTGGCTCCCCTTCTTGGAGTTGCTACCATGATTTCCTAGCAAACTTAGCCTCAAAAATCAAGTGTTTGATCGTGTCGGTGAGTTACAGGCTGGCGCCGGAAAACCCTCTTCCGGCAGCCTACGACGACGGTGTCAAGACTCTAGTTTGGCTGAAGCAGCAAGCATTTGCTGCTGGTAATCATGATCACAAATGGTGGATCAATAAATGCGACTTTTCGAGGATCTTTTTAGCCGGCGATAGTGCCGGTGCTAATATAGCCTATAATGTGGCCTTAAGAGTAAGGCCATTAATGGACATCATCAAGGGACTCATCCTAATACAACCCTTTTTTGGAGGGGAGTCAAGGACTCATTCGGAGAAGTGCATGGTGCAGCCGCCAGGCTCCGCCCTCACGCTGGCAGCATCGGACACATATTGGCGGCTGGCGTTGCCTGCAGGGGCCAACCGGGACCATCCATGGTGCAATCCTGTGGTCAAAGGGGCAACGGAAGTGCCGATTATGGTGTGTGTAGCGGAGATGGATATATTGAAAGATAGGAATATGGAGTTTTGTGGTGTTTTGGGAAGGGAAGGTAGGAAAGTAGAGCAAGTGGTGTGTAAAGGTGTTGGGCATGCATTTCAGATTCTGAACAAGTCTCCTCTGTCCCAAACGCGGCTTCATGAGTTGATTTGTCATATCAACAACTTTGTTAGTAGATATAACTGA
- the LOC105162158 gene encoding protein PLANT CADMIUM RESISTANCE 2-like produces the protein MNSLLSHSLRDIYTPQIHSVLKMKASNSLPSAPPEPPTMAAPAASIPVNLQSFPPALHAPKLGPHSPVPWSTGLCDCCDNISVCCLTCWCPCITFGRIAEIVDRGSTSCGISGALYSMILCVSGCSCLYSCFYRSKLRGQYFLEERPCTDCCVHCCCETCALCQEYRQLQNQGFDLSIGWHGNLERQKGTGWMAPPVQEGMKS, from the exons ATGAATTCCCTCCTTTCCCATTCATTACGAGACATATATACACCGCAAATACACTCcgttttgaaaatgaaagcGTCTAATTCGCTACCATCAGCCCCACCGGAGCCACCAACAATGGCAGCACCAGCCGCCAGTATTCCAGTGAATCTGCAGTCCTTTCCGCCGGCTCTACACGCCCCTAAACTGGGCCCTCATTCTCCTGTCCCCTGGTCAACCGGCCTGTGTGACTGTTGCGACAACATCAGCGTTT GTTGCCTGACCTGTTGGTGTCCATGCATAACATTTGGTCGCATTGCAGAAATCGTCGACAGAGGATCAACCT CCTGTGGAATTAGTGGAGCGTTGTACTCAATGATACTGTGCGTGAGTGGTTGCTCCTGCCTGTACTCCTGCTTCTATCGATCAAAATTACGGGGACAGTATTTCCTGGAGGAAAGGCCATGCACTGATTGCTGCGTGCATTGCTGTTGTGAGACGTGTGCATTATGCCAGGAGTATAGACAGCTCCAGAACCAGGGATTCGACTTGTCTATAG GATGGCATGGGAATTTGGAAAGGCAGAAAGGAACGGGTTGGATGGCTCCACCGGTTCAAGAGGGAATGAAGAgctag
- the LOC105161235 gene encoding uncharacterized protein LOC105161235, with the protein MDVQSSSQQELHKTAIYAFDEVEYDDDVFYKELRKQVLQLTAEDDESFETKNPNMQKQGQNYGATNDRGYYSWPGNKEDHAAPAWILNLWRTGNGTGVFIPQINAQARSKNRPRKKKNKRGRTYKGVEKMSWTEN; encoded by the exons ATGGATGTTCAAAGCAGTTCTCAACAAGAATTGCACAAAACAGCCATTTACGCATTTGATGAAGTTGAATACGATGATGATGTTTTCTATAAGGAGCTCAGAAAACAAGTCTTACAACTGACAGCGGAGGACGATGAATCATTTGAAACCAAGAATCCCAACATGCAAAAACAAGGCCAGAATTATGGTGCTACAAATGACAGGGGCTATTACAGTTGGCCCGGGAACAAGGAGGATCATGCGGCACCTGCATGGATATTGAATTTGTGGAGAACTGGGAACGGAACAGGAGTTTTCATACCACAAATTAATGCCCAGGCCAGATCGAAAAACAGACCAA gaaagaagaagaacaaaagagGACGAACATACAAGGGTGTGGAAAAGATGAGCTGGACTGAAAATTag
- the LOC105161226 gene encoding transcription factor HBP-1b(c38)-like, with protein sequence MHSFKAALPQGIALTNSDVYCHSHSPFYLRGEEGGRNGPRFGDLGELEQSAGHAFHHDDAVNLSRSSIYNDMKASNVSVVSSNLQFGGLNNSLGSAEMVSSGTGVDSGHFMLPKGTMVSVGGGGGGGGGALGNGHFENWGDSGVVADHSQQTDTSTDTDDKNQYPGVHDERLIVVDSMDQSKGKIGDQKALRRLAQNREAAKKSRMRKKAYVQQLENSRLRLTQLEQELKRARHQGVFVSSGFSADQSHSVGGTGALAFDIDYARWLDEHQRLINDLRLAINSHVGDSELRLLVDGVMSHYDEIFRLKSVGAKSDVFHMLSGMWKTSAERCFMWLGGFRCSEVLKILGNQIEPLTEQQLVGICNLQQSSQQAEDALSQGMEALQQSLVETLSSSSLGPRNSGNVADYMGQMAIAMSKLATLENFVHQADLLRQQTLRQLQRILTTRQAARALLAIGDYKSRLRALSSLWQARPKE encoded by the exons ATGCATAGCTTCAAAGCAGCCTTACCGCAGGGAATTGCTCTCACCAACTCTGATGTGTATTGCCATTCCCACTCACCCTTTTACCTCAG AGGTGAAGAAGGTGGCAGAAATGGGCCACGTTTTGGAGATCTTGGGGAGCTTGAGCAGTCAGCTGGACATGCATTCCATCATGATGATGCTGTTAATTTAAGCAGAA GCTCAATATACAATGACATGAAGGCAAGCAATGTTTCTGTTGTGTCTAGTAACTTGCAGTTTGGTGGGCTCAACAAT aGTTTGGGTTCAGCTGAGATGGTCTCATCAGGAACAGGAGTGGATTCAGGGCATTTCATGTTACCCAAGGGGACAATGGTGAGTgttggaggtggtggtggcggtggcggtggGGCTTTGGGAAATGGTCACTTTGAGAACTGGGGTGATTCTGGGGTGGTAGCAGACCACAGCCAGCAGACTGACACTTCCACAGATACCGATGACAAAAACCAG TACCCCGGAGTTCATGATGAAAGATTGATAGTGGTGGACTCGATGGACCAGTCTAAGGGCAAAATTGGGGACCAAAAG GCTCTTCGAAGGCTAGCTCAGAACCGCGAAGCTGCAAAGAAAAGCCGAATGAGGAAAAAG GCATATGTTCAACAACTTGAGAACAGTCGGCTAAGGCTTACACAACTCGAGCAGGAGCTGAAAAGAGCACGGCATCAG GGCGTCTTTGTCTCATCTGGATTTTCAGCAGACCAGAGTCATTCTGTGGGTGGAACTG GGGCTTTGGCATTTGACATAGATTATGCTCGATGGCTGGATGAACATCAACGACTGATCAATGATCTGAGATTAGCTATAAATTCTCATGTGGGTGACAGTGAACTCCGGCTTCTTGTGGATGGAGTCATGTCTCATTATGATGAGATATTCCGTCTTAAGAGCGTTGGTGCAAAGTCAGATGTATTTCACATGCTTTCTGGCATGTGGAAGACTTCTGCTGAAAGGTGTTTCATGTGGTTGGGAGGATTTCGCTGCTCTGAGGTTCTCAAg ATTCTTGGAAATCAAATTGAACCTTTAACCGAACAACAGTTGGTGGGCATTTGTAATCTACAGCAATCCTCCCAGCAGGCTGAGGATGCCTTGTCCCAAGGCATGGAAGCTTTACAACAATCACTTGTAGAGACACTTTCCTCCAGTTCTCTTGGACCTCGTAATTCTGGAAATGTTGCCGACTACATGGGGCAGATGGCAATTGCAATGAGCAAGCTTGCCACACTTGAGAATTTCGTCCATCAG GCTGATCTTCTGAGACAGCAGACCTTACGACAACTGCAACGAATCTTGACAACCCGTCAAGCTGCCCGGGCTCTTCTTGCAATTGGTGATTACAAGTCAAGGCTCCGCGCCTTGAGTTCTTTATGGCAAGCACGCCCAAAGGAATGA